One window of the Pseudomonas lurida genome contains the following:
- the nadD gene encoding nicotinate-nucleotide adenylyltransferase, whose translation MAKRIGLLGGTFDPVHIGHLRSALEVADALALDELRVIPNARPPHRDMPQVSPQQRLEMVRLAVEGITPLVVDDRELKRDKPSYTVDTLELMRAELAAQDQLFLLLGWDAFCGLPSWHRWEELLQHCHILVLQRPDADSEPPDALRNLLAARSVSDPLALTGPNGNIAFVWQTPLAVSATQIRQLLASGKSVRFLVPDAVLAYIDAHGLYRASN comes from the coding sequence ATGGCTAAACGCATCGGGCTGCTCGGCGGTACCTTCGACCCCGTGCACATTGGCCATTTGCGCAGTGCCCTGGAAGTCGCGGACGCCCTCGCGCTGGACGAGCTGCGGGTGATACCCAACGCACGGCCGCCCCATCGCGACATGCCGCAGGTGTCGCCGCAGCAGCGCCTGGAAATGGTGCGCCTGGCGGTGGAAGGCATAACGCCGCTGGTGGTGGACGACCGCGAGCTCAAGCGCGATAAACCGTCCTACACTGTTGACACCCTGGAACTGATGCGCGCCGAGTTGGCCGCGCAGGACCAGTTGTTTCTGCTTTTGGGCTGGGACGCATTTTGCGGCCTGCCCTCTTGGCATCGCTGGGAGGAACTCCTCCAGCATTGCCACATCCTGGTTTTGCAACGCCCGGATGCCGACAGCGAACCGCCGGATGCCTTGCGCAACCTGCTGGCCGCGCGGTCGGTAAGTGACCCCTTGGCCCTGACCGGGCCGAACGGGAATATTGCATTCGTCTGGCAGACCCCGCTTGCGGTGTCCGCCACCCAGATCCGTCAACTGCTGGCCAGCGGGAAGTCGGTACGTTTCCTGGTGCCTGACGCGGTCCTGGCCTACATCGATGCGCACGGGCTTTACCGTGCGTCGAACTGA
- a CDS encoding YceK/YidQ family lipoprotein, which translates to MNKALLLVLALHLTGCATARTLDAAKPNAPVVYAGTRLDLYALNGGCCAMDRFGAEAPGYPGVDLPASALLDTLLLPLSVLTVLGVGFNATGGL; encoded by the coding sequence ATGAATAAGGCGCTGCTGTTAGTGCTGGCGTTGCACCTCACAGGCTGCGCCACCGCGCGCACGCTGGACGCGGCAAAACCGAACGCCCCGGTGGTGTATGCCGGCACGCGGCTGGATTTGTACGCCTTGAATGGCGGCTGTTGCGCCATGGACCGGTTTGGTGCCGAGGCGCCGGGTTATCCGGGTGTCGACCTGCCGGCGAGTGCGCTGCTCGATACTTTGTTGTTGCCGCTGTCGGTGTTGACGGTGTTGGGCGTTGGCTTCAACGCCACAGGTGGCCTCTAG
- a CDS encoding MaoC family dehydratase — MPYVPVAQLKDYVGKELGRSEWLTIDQARINLFAEATGDHQFIHVDPVKAAQTPFGSTIAHGFLSLSLMPKLMEDLLIVPEGLKMAVNYGLDSVRFIQPVKVNSKVRLNVTLNDVTEKKPGQWLLKATATLEIEGQEKPAYIAESLSLYFV, encoded by the coding sequence ATGCCCTATGTACCCGTAGCGCAGCTCAAAGATTATGTCGGCAAGGAACTGGGACGTTCCGAATGGCTCACCATCGACCAGGCGCGCATCAACCTGTTCGCCGAGGCCACCGGCGATCATCAGTTCATCCACGTCGACCCGGTCAAGGCCGCGCAAACCCCGTTTGGCAGCACCATCGCCCACGGCTTCCTGTCGCTGTCGCTGATGCCCAAGCTGATGGAAGACCTGCTGATCGTGCCCGAGGGCCTGAAGATGGCCGTCAACTATGGCCTGGACAGTGTGCGATTCATCCAGCCGGTGAAGGTCAACTCAAAGGTGCGCCTGAACGTGACACTCAATGACGTCACCGAGAAAAAACCCGGCCAATGGCTGCTCAAGGCTACCGCCACCCTGGAAATCGAAGGGCAGGAAAAACCGGCTTACATTGCGGAGTCGCTGTCGCTCTACTTTGTGTAA
- a CDS encoding C13 family peptidase has translation MRPLAPLALALLLTACGDGESLLPPDARLPDGGRYRGDVVNGLLQGQGRVDYPNGSWYAGQFDKGQWHGQGEWHGSNGEVYKGQFQQGLFDGQGSLTTAGSHYVGGFKNGRRNGEGTLKEGQMTYRGEFKDDQYSGLGRLELADGSQYQGQFAHGKPNGEGQRNDDSGNQFSGHFVDGQLEGNGTFNSADGDIYVGQFKQNQLNGKGRYENADGDVWIGQFKEGALSGKGELIGVDGSHYVGQFSDWRFTGEGRLNLTDGSFYIGGFDSDSYQGKGTLVLNDGTVEAGTWVNGMRVRDADGKLLPDPLEIGVLAQGRLLDAALAAVPASTAAVELYTLAVAGDGKQSVFLREADYVSNMLATRFGARGQIRLVNHRDHIADRPLATRESLRRAVQTLAERTGPEDLVFIYMTSHGTHEHELVLDQPRMELADLPADELAAVLAPLKNRDKIVVISACYSGGFIPALKDDRTLIMTASRADRVSFGCSEEADFTYFGDALFAQAFNQTDDLQQAFKLAQLHVAEREQADNFEASEPQIWAPKGVIAHWQLLRKQQARKALESVSMNSKEAKGN, from the coding sequence ATGCGCCCACTCGCTCCCCTCGCCCTTGCCCTGTTGCTCACCGCTTGCGGAGACGGCGAATCGCTGTTGCCGCCCGATGCGCGCCTGCCCGACGGCGGCCGTTATCGGGGCGATGTGGTCAATGGCTTGCTGCAAGGCCAGGGTCGCGTGGACTACCCCAACGGCAGTTGGTACGCCGGCCAGTTCGACAAAGGCCAGTGGCACGGCCAGGGCGAATGGCATGGCAGCAACGGTGAAGTCTATAAAGGCCAGTTCCAGCAAGGCCTGTTCGATGGCCAGGGCAGCCTGACCACGGCGGGCAGCCATTATGTGGGCGGCTTCAAGAACGGTCGACGCAACGGCGAAGGCACCCTCAAAGAGGGGCAGATGACCTATCGCGGCGAATTCAAGGACGACCAGTATTCCGGCCTCGGCCGCCTGGAGCTGGCGGACGGCAGCCAGTACCAGGGCCAGTTCGCCCACGGCAAGCCGAACGGCGAAGGCCAGCGCAACGACGACAGCGGTAACCAGTTCAGCGGCCATTTCGTCGATGGTCAACTGGAAGGCAACGGCACCTTCAACAGCGCCGATGGCGATATTTATGTCGGCCAGTTCAAGCAGAACCAGCTCAACGGCAAGGGCCGCTACGAGAACGCCGACGGCGATGTGTGGATCGGCCAGTTCAAGGAAGGTGCGCTGAGCGGCAAGGGCGAGTTGATCGGCGTCGACGGCAGCCATTATGTCGGCCAGTTCAGCGATTGGCGCTTCACTGGCGAAGGCCGCCTGAACCTCACCGACGGCAGTTTCTATATCGGCGGCTTCGACAGCGACAGCTATCAAGGCAAAGGCACCCTGGTGCTCAACGACGGCACCGTAGAAGCTGGCACCTGGGTGAACGGCATGCGGGTGCGTGACGCCGACGGCAAGCTGCTGCCCGACCCACTGGAGATCGGCGTGCTGGCCCAGGGTCGCCTGCTCGACGCCGCCCTCGCCGCGGTGCCTGCCTCCACCGCCGCCGTCGAGCTGTATACACTGGCCGTAGCCGGCGACGGCAAACAAAGCGTGTTCCTGCGCGAGGCCGACTACGTCAGCAACATGCTCGCCACCCGCTTCGGCGCGCGCGGGCAGATTCGCCTGGTCAACCACCGCGACCACATCGCCGACCGCCCGCTCGCCACCCGCGAAAGCCTGCGGCGCGCCGTGCAAACCCTGGCCGAACGTACGGGGCCGGAAGACCTGGTGTTTATCTACATGACCAGCCACGGCACCCACGAACACGAACTGGTGCTGGACCAGCCGCGCATGGAGCTGGCCGACCTGCCGGCCGATGAGTTGGCCGCAGTGCTGGCGCCGCTGAAGAACCGCGACAAGATCGTGGTGATTTCCGCCTGCTACTCCGGCGGTTTCATCCCGGCCCTGAAAGATGACCGCACCCTGATCATGACCGCCTCGCGGGCTGACCGTGTGTCCTTCGGTTGCTCCGAGGAAGCCGACTTCACCTACTTCGGCGACGCCCTCTTCGCCCAAGCCTTCAACCAGACCGACGACTTGCAGCAAGCCTTCAAGCTGGCACAACTGCATGTGGCCGAACGCGAACAGGCGGACAACTTCGAAGCCTCCGAACCGCAGATCTGGGCCCCCAAGGGCGTCATCGCCCACTGGCAATTATTACGCAAGCAGCAGGCACGAAAGGCACTCGAAAGCGTCTCAATGAATAGCAAGGAAGCCAAAGGCAACTAA
- a CDS encoding oxidoreductase has protein sequence MYLTPQHILLAGASGLTGEHLLDRLLNEPTVTRVLAPSRKPLAEHPHLENPVGDPAVFLPQLSGPVDLAFCCLGTTIKQAGSEAAFRAVDLDMVVAFAKRAREMGARHLIVISAIGADPKSSIFYNRVKGEMEEALKAQDWPQLTIVRPSLLLGERLEPRLAEQLAGPLSRLIPGKYHGIEVCELARAMWRLALEEQDGVRVVESDELRKLGK, from the coding sequence ATGTACCTGACGCCTCAGCATATCTTGCTTGCCGGAGCCTCCGGCCTTACCGGCGAACACCTGCTCGATCGCCTGCTCAACGAACCCACCGTGACCCGCGTGCTCGCACCGAGCCGCAAGCCCTTGGCCGAACACCCGCACCTGGAAAACCCGGTGGGCGACCCGGCGGTGTTCCTGCCGCAACTCAGCGGCCCGGTGGATCTCGCCTTCTGCTGCCTGGGTACTACCATCAAACAGGCCGGCTCCGAAGCCGCCTTCCGCGCCGTTGACTTGGACATGGTCGTGGCGTTCGCCAAGCGCGCGCGAGAAATGGGCGCGCGGCACCTGATCGTGATCAGCGCCATCGGCGCAGACCCGAAATCTTCGATCTTCTACAACCGCGTCAAAGGGGAAATGGAGGAAGCGTTAAAAGCCCAGGACTGGCCACAACTGACCATCGTGAGGCCGTCGCTGTTGCTGGGGGAACGGCTGGAGCCGCGCTTGGCAGAACAACTGGCCGGGCCATTGTCGCGACTGATCCCGGGCAAATACCACGGCATCGAAGTGTGCGAACTGGCCCGCGCCATGTGGCGCCTGGCGCTGGAGGAGCAGGATGGGGTACGGGTGGTGGAGTCGGATGAGTTGCGTAAGCTGGGCAAATAG
- a CDS encoding DNA-3-methyladenine glycosylase codes for MPSSSPQRPASALPDSFFDRDAQILARELLGKVIRHRVGKIWLSARIIETEAYYVAEKGSHASLGYTEKRKALFLDGGHIYMYYARGGDSLNFSAQGPGNAVLIKSAYPWVDEVSGPTSLAQMLLNNPNADGSPRAAQKLCAGQTLLCKALGLKVPMWDAKRFDQEWLYVEDVGQAPTQIIQTTRLGIPSGRDEHLMYRFVDAGYAPYCTRNPLRRGQVEGRDYFLI; via the coding sequence ATGCCCAGTTCATCGCCGCAACGCCCCGCAAGCGCCCTGCCCGACAGCTTCTTCGACCGCGACGCGCAAATTCTCGCGCGAGAATTGCTCGGAAAAGTCATACGCCACCGCGTCGGCAAAATCTGGCTTTCGGCGCGAATTATTGAAACCGAAGCCTATTACGTGGCCGAAAAAGGCAGCCATGCGTCATTGGGCTACACAGAAAAGCGTAAGGCTTTGTTTCTGGATGGTGGCCATATCTACATGTACTACGCCCGTGGCGGCGACTCCCTGAACTTCAGCGCCCAAGGCCCGGGTAACGCCGTGCTGATCAAATCGGCATACCCGTGGGTGGATGAAGTCTCTGGCCCGACCAGCCTGGCGCAGATGCTCCTGAACAACCCGAATGCCGACGGCAGCCCCCGCGCCGCGCAAAAGCTCTGCGCCGGCCAGACCCTGCTGTGCAAAGCCTTGGGGTTGAAGGTGCCGATGTGGGACGCAAAACGCTTCGACCAGGAATGGCTCTACGTTGAAGACGTGGGCCAGGCGCCGACCCAAATCATCCAGACCACCCGCCTGGGCATCCCCAGCGGTCGCGATGAGCACCTTATGTACCGCTTCGTCGATGCTGGCTATGCGCCTTATTGCACGCGGAACCCGCTGCGCCGTGGCCAGGTCGAAGGCCGCGACTATTTTTTGATTTGA
- a CDS encoding CidA/LrgA family protein codes for MLLRGLTWLVLFQLIGTAINHLLLPVLPGPIIGLLLMLGFLVWRGEVGEPLSLAASSLLRYLPLLLVPPAVGVMVYAKDIAADFWAIVGALVLSLVIAMGFVGVLMQQMVKRKEKDQ; via the coding sequence ATGCTGTTACGTGGCCTGACCTGGCTGGTGCTGTTTCAACTGATCGGCACCGCGATCAACCATTTGCTGTTGCCGGTGCTGCCGGGGCCGATCATCGGGCTGCTGCTGATGCTTGGCTTTCTGGTATGGAGGGGCGAAGTCGGCGAGCCACTGAGCCTGGCGGCCAGCAGCCTGTTGCGTTACCTGCCGTTATTGCTGGTGCCGCCAGCGGTGGGGGTGATGGTGTACGCCAAGGACATCGCCGCTGATTTCTGGGCCATTGTCGGCGCACTGGTGCTGTCGCTGGTGATCGCCATGGGCTTCGTCGGCGTGCTGATGCAGCAGATGGTCAAGCGCAAGGAGAAGGACCAATGA
- a CDS encoding glutamate-5-semialdehyde dehydrogenase has protein sequence MTESVLDYMTRLGRAARQASRLIARASTAQKNRALLAAADALDASRSELAAANELDLANGRANGLEPALLDRLALTPARIDDMIEGLRQVAKLPDPIGEIRDMRYLPSGIQVGKMRVPLGVIGIIYESRPNVTIDAASLCLKSGNATILRGGSEAINSNRAIAACIQQGLAVAELPAEVVQVVETTDRAAVGALITMPEFVDVIVPRGGKSLIERVSRDAKVPVIKHLDGVCHVFIDVAADIDKAIRIADNAKTHRYAPCNTMETLLVHVGIADRVLPPLAAIYRDKGVELRGCERTRALLGADVIEATELDWYTEYTAPILSIKIVDDLDEAIEHINTYGSKHTDAIVSEHFSDARRFLNEVDSASVMINASTRFADGFEYGLGAEIGISTDKLHARGPVGLEGLTSEKYVVFGDGHVRT, from the coding sequence ATGACTGAGTCCGTTCTTGACTACATGACCCGCCTGGGTCGCGCTGCCCGTCAGGCCTCGCGGTTGATCGCCCGTGCGAGCACTGCGCAGAAGAACCGTGCCCTGCTGGCGGCCGCCGACGCTCTGGATGCTTCGCGCTCCGAGCTCGCCGCCGCCAACGAACTGGACCTGGCCAACGGCCGCGCCAATGGCCTTGAGCCGGCACTGCTGGACCGCCTGGCGCTCACCCCGGCACGTATCGACGACATGATCGAAGGCCTGCGTCAGGTGGCCAAGCTGCCTGACCCCATCGGTGAAATCCGCGACATGCGCTACCTGCCGTCCGGTATCCAGGTCGGCAAGATGCGCGTGCCCCTGGGCGTGATCGGCATCATCTATGAGTCGCGTCCAAACGTGACCATCGACGCCGCGAGCCTGTGCCTCAAGTCCGGCAATGCCACCATCCTGCGTGGCGGTTCCGAGGCGATCAATTCCAACCGGGCTATCGCGGCCTGCATCCAGCAGGGCCTGGCCGTGGCCGAGTTGCCCGCCGAAGTGGTGCAGGTGGTGGAAACCACCGACCGCGCTGCCGTTGGCGCGCTGATCACCATGCCGGAGTTCGTCGACGTGATCGTGCCGCGCGGTGGCAAGAGCCTGATCGAACGCGTCAGCCGTGATGCCAAGGTGCCGGTCATCAAGCACCTGGACGGCGTGTGCCACGTATTCATCGACGTCGCCGCCGACATCGACAAGGCGATCCGTATCGCCGACAACGCCAAGACCCACCGCTACGCCCCGTGCAACACCATGGAAACCCTGCTGGTGCACGTCGGTATTGCCGATCGCGTGCTGCCGCCGCTGGCTGCCATCTACCGCGACAAGGGCGTCGAACTGCGGGGTTGCGAGCGCACCCGTGCGCTGCTGGGTGCTGACGTGATCGAAGCGACCGAGCTGGACTGGTACACCGAATACACTGCGCCGATCCTGTCGATCAAGATTGTCGACGACCTCGACGAAGCCATCGAACACATCAACACCTACGGCTCCAAGCACACCGACGCCATCGTCTCCGAGCATTTCAGCGATGCGCGGCGCTTCCTCAACGAAGTGGATTCCGCGTCGGTGATGATCAACGCCTCGACACGCTTTGCCGATGGCTTCGAGTACGGCCTGGGTGCGGAGATCGGTATCTCTACCGACAAGCTCCACGCCCGTGGCCCGGTTGGCCTGGAAGGCCTGACCAGCGAGAAGTACGTGGTGTTCGGCGACGGTCATGTGCGCACTTGA
- a CDS encoding LON peptidase substrate-binding domain-containing protein, with amino-acid sequence MSLALFPLNTVLFPGCTLDLQIFEARYLDMISRCMKKGEGFGVVCILDGKEVGMAPDGYALIGCEALIRDFKQQDNGLLGIRVEGGRRFRVRDAGVQKDQLLVADVQWLEDLPDQPLDEEDADLLALLQALAEHPMVASLDMDAHADGQQALGNQLAYLLPFTDADKIDLLQLDDPQQRLDAIQMLLDELQGELFT; translated from the coding sequence ATGAGTCTGGCGTTGTTCCCGCTCAATACCGTGCTGTTCCCTGGCTGCACCCTCGACCTGCAGATATTCGAGGCGCGCTACCTGGACATGATCAGTCGCTGCATGAAAAAGGGCGAAGGCTTCGGCGTGGTGTGCATCCTCGACGGCAAGGAAGTGGGCATGGCCCCGGACGGCTACGCGCTGATCGGCTGTGAAGCGCTGATTCGCGACTTCAAGCAGCAGGACAACGGCCTGCTGGGCATTCGCGTGGAAGGCGGTCGCCGGTTCCGGGTGCGTGACGCCGGCGTGCAGAAGGACCAACTGCTGGTAGCCGATGTGCAGTGGCTCGAAGATTTGCCGGACCAGCCACTGGACGAAGAGGATGCCGACCTGCTGGCGCTGCTCCAGGCGTTGGCCGAGCACCCGATGGTGGCCTCGCTGGACATGGACGCCCACGCCGACGGCCAACAAGCCCTGGGCAATCAACTGGCGTATCTGCTGCCCTTCACAGACGCCGACAAGATCGACCTGCTGCAACTCGACGACCCGCAGCAACGGCTGGATGCGATCCAGATGTTGCTCGACGAGTTGCAGGGCGAGTTGTTCACCTAA
- a CDS encoding bifunctional DedA family/phosphatase PAP2 family protein gives MGQWLDSITGWLTLNPEWLAVAVFIVACVECLAIAGLIVPGTVLLFAIAALAGSGALSLSETLLLGFLGGLLGDGVSYYLGRHFHQNIRRLPGLRHHPEWMNGAETYFHKYGIASLLVGRFIGPLRPMLPMVAGMCDMPFPRFAAVSIVAAAGWSVAYLLPGWATGAAFRLPLPEGFWPEAGIVAGCIAVVVGLSLNSSLRGHRRATLWIGCASLTGLIALFIGYPHLNDFDQGLSALVQEHRSAWLDEVMVRITQLGEFKKMFVASAIFTGLLLLARQWRHAVFVGVTLAGAAVINTGTKLFFARGRPEILTDPLTSFSMPSGHASGAFAFFLALAILAGRGQPIRLRLTWMLLGCIPAAFIALSRVYLGAHWPTDILAGTLLAMTVCAFSLSVSQYRSPLPAMSQKAWWLLLPALVAVLSFIALTGTPHALLRYAY, from the coding sequence ATGGGCCAATGGCTCGATAGCATTACCGGCTGGTTGACCCTGAACCCCGAATGGCTGGCGGTGGCGGTGTTTATCGTCGCTTGCGTGGAATGCCTGGCCATCGCCGGGCTGATCGTGCCGGGCACGGTACTGTTGTTTGCCATTGCCGCACTCGCCGGCAGCGGCGCGCTGTCCCTGAGCGAAACCCTGCTGCTGGGTTTCCTCGGCGGGTTATTGGGTGACGGGGTGTCCTACTACCTGGGGCGACATTTCCACCAGAACATCCGGCGCCTGCCCGGCTTGCGCCACCACCCTGAATGGATGAACGGCGCCGAAACCTACTTCCACAAATACGGGATCGCCAGCCTGTTGGTCGGGCGTTTCATCGGCCCACTGCGGCCCATGCTGCCGATGGTGGCCGGGATGTGCGACATGCCCTTCCCGCGCTTCGCAGCCGTCAGCATCGTGGCAGCCGCGGGCTGGTCGGTGGCCTACCTGCTGCCGGGATGGGCGACCGGCGCCGCCTTCCGCCTGCCATTGCCCGAAGGTTTCTGGCCTGAAGCCGGCATTGTTGCCGGCTGTATCGCGGTGGTGGTGGGCTTGAGCCTGAACAGCAGCCTGCGCGGCCATCGCCGCGCCACCTTATGGATCGGCTGCGCCAGCCTCACGGGGTTGATCGCCCTGTTTATCGGCTACCCCCACCTCAATGACTTCGACCAGGGCCTCAGCGCCCTGGTGCAGGAACACCGCAGCGCCTGGCTGGACGAAGTGATGGTGCGCATCACCCAACTGGGTGAGTTCAAGAAGATGTTCGTTGCCAGCGCTATCTTCACCGGCCTGCTGCTACTGGCGCGACAATGGCGCCATGCGGTGTTTGTCGGCGTGACCCTCGCCGGTGCGGCGGTGATCAACACGGGGACCAAGCTGTTTTTCGCCCGTGGCCGCCCGGAAATCCTGACCGACCCGCTGACCAGCTTCAGCATGCCCAGCGGCCATGCGTCCGGCGCGTTCGCGTTTTTCCTGGCCCTGGCGATACTGGCCGGTCGCGGGCAACCTATCCGGCTGCGCCTGACCTGGATGTTGCTGGGCTGCATTCCGGCGGCCTTCATCGCGCTGTCGCGGGTCTACCTTGGCGCCCATTGGCCCACGGACATCCTGGCCGGCACACTGCTGGCAATGACCGTGTGTGCGTTCAGCCTGAGCGTCAGCCAGTATCGAAGCCCGCTGCCGGCGATGTCACAAAAAGCCTGGTGGCTGTTGCTGCCGGCGCTGGTCGCCGTGCTGAGCTTCATCGCGCTCACCGGCACGCCCCACGCCCTGCTGCGCTACGCCTATTAG
- a CDS encoding LrgB family protein: MTFDWQGAWTAVIHHPLFGIGITLGAYQLVLAGFEKTRWIFLQPVLVSMLLVIGVLISCGLSYAEYRKSTEIMGILLGPATVALAVPLYLNLRRIRQLFWPIFTTLVIGGVLATGLCVLLGWWFGAEHMMLMTMAPKSVTSPIAMLVAEQIGGVAALAAVFVLITGVIGAMIGPAYLSRLGVHSPEARGMALGMTAHAVGTSVALQESEECGAFAALAMSLMGVATAVFLPLAVSVIV; encoded by the coding sequence ATGACCTTCGACTGGCAGGGCGCATGGACGGCGGTGATCCATCATCCCTTGTTCGGCATTGGCATCACCCTCGGTGCCTATCAGCTGGTGCTGGCAGGCTTTGAGAAAACCCGCTGGATCTTCCTGCAACCGGTGCTGGTCTCCATGCTGCTGGTGATCGGCGTGCTGATCAGCTGTGGCCTGAGCTACGCCGAGTACCGCAAGAGCACCGAGATCATGGGCATCCTGCTGGGCCCGGCGACGGTGGCCCTGGCCGTGCCGCTGTACCTGAACCTGCGGCGTATTCGCCAATTGTTCTGGCCGATTTTTACTACGCTGGTGATAGGCGGGGTGCTGGCCACCGGACTGTGCGTGCTGCTGGGCTGGTGGTTCGGCGCTGAACATATGATGCTGATGACCATGGCGCCCAAGTCGGTGACCTCGCCGATAGCCATGCTGGTGGCCGAGCAGATCGGCGGCGTGGCCGCGCTGGCGGCGGTGTTTGTGCTGATCACCGGGGTGATCGGTGCGATGATCGGCCCGGCGTACCTGTCGCGCCTGGGCGTGCACAGCCCCGAGGCGCGCGGCATGGCGCTGGGCATGACCGCCCACGCCGTCGGCACTTCGGTGGCCTTGCAGGAAAGCGAAGAGTGCGGCGCCTTTGCAGCGCTGGCCATGAGTCTGATGGGCGTGGCCACGGCAGTGTTCCTGCCGCTGGCCGTGTCGGTGATTGTTTAA
- the ubiX gene encoding flavin prenyltransferase UbiX — protein MSGPERVTLAMTGASGAPYGLRLLDCLVREEREVHFLISKAAQLVMATETDVALPPKVQMMQAFLTEYTGAAAGQIKVYGKEDWMSPVASGSGAPAAMVVVPCSTGTLSAIATGACNNLIERAADVTLKERRQLILVPREAPYSSIHLEHMLKLSNMGVTILPASPGFYHQPQTIDDLVDFVVARILNLLNIPQDMLPRWGEHHLSSDE, from the coding sequence ATGAGCGGCCCGGAACGCGTCACCCTGGCGATGACCGGCGCATCGGGCGCGCCCTATGGCTTGCGCCTGCTGGACTGCCTGGTGCGAGAAGAACGTGAGGTGCACTTCCTGATCTCCAAGGCCGCGCAGTTGGTGATGGCCACCGAGACTGATGTGGCGCTGCCGCCCAAGGTGCAGATGATGCAGGCCTTCCTCACCGAGTACACCGGTGCGGCGGCGGGGCAGATCAAGGTTTACGGTAAAGAGGACTGGATGTCGCCCGTGGCGTCCGGATCGGGTGCGCCGGCGGCGATGGTTGTAGTGCCGTGCTCCACCGGCACCTTGTCGGCGATTGCCACGGGTGCCTGCAACAACCTGATCGAACGTGCGGCGGACGTGACGCTGAAGGAACGCCGGCAGTTGATCCTGGTGCCGCGTGAGGCGCCGTATTCGAGCATTCACCTGGAGCACATGCTCAAGTTGTCGAACATGGGCGTAACGATTTTGCCAGCCTCGCCCGGTTTCTATCACCAGCCGCAGACCATCGATGACTTGGTGGACTTCGTGGTGGCGCGCATCCTCAACTTGCTGAACATTCCCCAGGACATGCTGCCACGTTGGGGCGAACACCATTTGAGCAGCGATGAATAA